ACGCCTTTGGCGGCCAGAGTCTGCACGAACCGTTGGCGCATGCCATTGATCCTGTCGCGCATCGACTTGACCTCCTGTTCCCACAGGCCGCGCAACCCACCGTCGCCGAGCACCGTGAGCACAATCTGGCCGCCGTGCGCGGGCGGATTCGAGTAGTTCGTGCGGATGCAACGCTTGATATGGCTGTAGGCCTTGTCCGCGGCCGTTTTGTCGCTGCCCACGACGGTCAACGCGCCCACGCGTTCGTTGTACAGCCCGAAGTTCTTCGAGAAGGAACTGCACACGACCAGTTCACGGCCCGGACGGCACATGGCCCGCACGCCGGCCGCGTCTTCCTCGAGTCCCTCGGCGAGGCCTTGATACGCGAAGTCGATCAGGGGCAAGAAACCGCGTTGCACGGAAAGCTGCGCGAGTGCGCGCCATTGCTCCGCGTCAAGGTCCATCCCGCTCGGGTTATGGCAACACGCGTGCAGCAGGACCACGTCGCCCCCCGGCGTACGTGACAGCGCCTCCGTCATCGCGTCGAACGCGAGACGCTTGCCCGCGTGGTCGTAATAGGGATAGGTCTTTGTCTCGATACCGGCGGCGTTAAACACGGCGGCGTGGTTTTCCCACGTCGGGTCGCTCAGCCAGACGCGCGCCGCCGGATTGCAGCGCTTGACGAAATCGGCGGCCACACGCAGCGCGCCCGTGCCGCCCGGTGTGTGCGCGGTGACGGCGGCGCCGCCCGCGGTGAATGGATGGTCCGCGCCGAACAAGAGCTTGCGCACTTCGAGCCCGTACTCCGGCGCACCGGGGATGGGCAGGTAGCTCTTGGATTTTTCGACCTCCAGGAGCCGTTTTTCCGCCTGTTTGACGCTTTCCAGAACTGGCGTATTGCCTTGAGCATCCTTGTAGACGCCCACACCCAGATTGATCTTGTCGGGGTTCGGGTCTTTCTTGAATGTCTCGGTCAAACCGAGAATCGCATCGGGCGGCGCCATCTCAAGTTGCTCGAACATGGTGCAGTTCCTTCCGGTCCCGTTGTTCCATTTATTGCCCCCTGCCCAGACGGGATCATAGCGCAACAGCCGCGAGGTCACAAGTCCGGGCCGAACCCGCCGTTACTGGACCACATTGAGGAGCGCTTCAAGCATGCGGTCCGCCACCGTGATGACACGCGCGGAAGCCTCGAAAGCGCGCTGGAACTGAATCAGGAAGGTGGCCTCTTCATCGAGGCTCACGCCGGACACTTCCAGCCGGCGGCGGTCGAAGTCGCCGACGAACGATTGCTCCACGTTCAGTGTCTGGTC
This portion of the Candidatus Hydrogenedentota bacterium genome encodes:
- a CDS encoding aspartate/tyrosine/aromatic aminotransferase codes for the protein MFEQLEMAPPDAILGLTETFKKDPNPDKINLGVGVYKDAQGNTPVLESVKQAEKRLLEVEKSKSYLPIPGAPEYGLEVRKLLFGADHPFTAGGAAVTAHTPGGTGALRVAADFVKRCNPAARVWLSDPTWENHAAVFNAAGIETKTYPYYDHAGKRLAFDAMTEALSRTPGGDVVLLHACCHNPSGMDLDAEQWRALAQLSVQRGFLPLIDFAYQGLAEGLEEDAAGVRAMCRPGRELVVCSSFSKNFGLYNERVGALTVVGSDKTAADKAYSHIKRCIRTNYSNPPAHGGQIVLTVLGDGGLRGLWEQEVKSMRDRINGMRQRFVQTLAAKGVKTDFSFITRQRGMFSFSGLNREQVAALRDRYAIYIVGSGRINVAGMTEGNMDRLCDAIASVL